A single genomic interval of Pithys albifrons albifrons isolate INPA30051 chromosome 11, PitAlb_v1, whole genome shotgun sequence harbors:
- the COPS7B gene encoding COP9 signalosome complex subunit 7b, whose product MAGEQKPSCNLLEQFILLAKGTSGSALTALINQVLEAPGVYVFGELLELTNVQELAEGSNAAYFQLLNLFAYGTYRDYVANKDNLPELTVTQKNKLKHLTIVSLASRMKCIPYSVLLKDLDMKNLRELEDLIIEAVYTDIIQGKLDQRNQVLEVDFCIGRDIQKKDISNIVKTLQEWCDGCEAVLLGIEQQVLRANQYKENHHRTQQQVEMEVTNIKKTLKATASSSAQEMEQQLVERECPPHTEQRQPTKKMSKVKGLVSSRH is encoded by the exons ATGGCAGGAGAACAGAAACCGTCCTGCAATCTTCTAGAGCAGTTTATTTTACTGGCCAAAGGTACAAGTGGCTCAGCTCTGACTGCTCTTATAAATCAAGTGCTGGAGGCCCCTGGGGTTTATGTCTTTGGAGAGCTGTTGGAGTTAACAAACGTGCAGGAG CTTGCTGAAGGGTCTAACGCTGCTTATTTCCAGCTGCTGAACCTGTTTGCGTATGGAACGTACCGGGACTATGTAG CAAACAAAGACAACCTGCCTGAATTAACAGTGACTCAGAAAAACAAGCTGAAGCACTTGACGATCGTGAGCTTGGCCTCGCGAATGAAG TGCATTCCTTATTCTGTGTTGCTGAAGGACCTGGATATGAAGAACCTCAGGGAGCTGGAAGATCTGATTATTGAAGCAGTTTATACAGATATTATCCAGGGGAAGCTGGATCAACGAAACCAGGTGTTAGAGGTGGATTTTTGTATTGGTAGAGACATTCAGAAGAAGGACATCAGTAACATTGTCAAAACACTCCAGGAATG GTGCGATGGTTGTGAGGCAGTTCTTCTAGGAATTGAGCAGCAAGTACTTAGAGCCAACCAGTACAAAGAGAACCATCACCGAACTCAGCAGCAGGTAGAGATGGAG GTCAcaaacataaagaaaacattaaaagctACAGCCTCATCGTCGGCACAAGAGATGGAACAGCAGCTGGTAGAGCGAGAGTGCCCTCCACACACAGAACAAAGGCAGCCCACAAAGAAGATGTCCAAAGTCAAAGGGCTGGTCTCCAGCCGCCACTAG
- the NPPC gene encoding C-type natriuretic peptide: MQISPLLAGGLLLALLSVRLEAKPASQLPQKTSRGAAAAAAAAAGPPEAAEREKEREKERSGGGSGPREAREARAETRPRAGWARLLQDPPGRRHKGLHKKGLGKGCFGLKLDRIGAMSGLGC; encoded by the exons ATGCAGATCTCACCCTTGCTGGCTGGTGGACTTTTACTCGCGCTGCTCTCCGTCAGGCTGGAGGCGAAGCCGGCGTCTCAGCTCCCACAGAAG ACGTCCCGcggggcggcagcggcggcggcggcggcggcgggtcCGCCCGAGGCGGCAGAGCGAGAGAAGGAGCGGGAGAAGGAGCGGAGCGGCGGCGGGTCGGGCCCGCGGGAGGCGCGGGAGGCGCGGGCCGAGACGCGGCCGCGGGCGGGCTGGGCGCGGCTGCTGCAGGACCCGCCGGGCCGCCGCCACAAGGGCCTCCACAAGAAGGGCTTGGGCAAGGGCTGCTTCGGGCTCAAGCTGGATCGCATCGGCGCCATGAGCGGCCTCGGATGCTGA